GAATCGTCCGCTCTTCGAGGCTGGGGTCGAGGATGACCATCACTTCGTAGGCACGCATAGCGGTCTCCACCTCCTCTGGACTCGGCGGCCACGGTCTCTCCGTGGCAGGAGGGCTGTGCGAAACCCGCACCCGGCGCACCGCTGAGCGGCGGGCTGGTGGGAGCGGGGCCCGAGGACACGGACCCGTCGGTGGGTCGTGCGATCTCGGACAGCGCAAGATACCAGCGCGCCGCGGTGTCGGCCCAAACGTCGTCCACAGCCCACACGCGCGCGAGGACCCAGGCGTGCGCCGGGCGGGGACGGGGTAGGGGGCTGGCGATGAGCCACCGTCACGCCGCCCCCTCCCTCGCCCCCTCCGTGGCGCCCGCCCCGACGGGCCCGCCGGCCCGCCTGGTCGGGCGCTACGAGCTGGCCGACCGCATCGGCGCCGGGGCGATGGGGTCGGTCTGGCGGGCCTGGGACCACCAGGCCGGGCGCTGGGTGGGCGCCAAGGTGCTCGACCAGGCCCGAGGTGGCGCCCCGACGGAGGCCGCCGGGCTGCTGCTGCGCTTCGTGCGCGAGCAGTCGGTGCGCATCGCGCACCCCCACGTGGTCGCCCCGACCGGCTGGGCGGCCGAGGACCACGTCGTCGTGCTGACCATGGACCTGGTGCGCGGCGGCTCGCTCGACGTGCTGCTCGCCGAGCACGGCGCGCTGCCCGAGAGCTACGTGCGGGTGCTGCTGGCCCAGCTGCTGCGCGCGCTGGCCGCGGTGCACGAGGCCGGGGTGGTGCACCGCGACGTCAAGCCCGCCAACCTGCTCCTCGAGCCGACCGGCGCCGCCCGGCCCCACCTGCGCCTCGGCGACTTCGGCGTCGCCACCCTCCAGCACGAACCGCGCCTGACCCGGCACCCCGGCGCGGTCGGCACCGACGGCTACATGGCCCCCGAGCAGGCGCGGGGGGCGCTGCCCGACCCCCGCCAGGACCTGTACGCCGCCGGCGTCGTGGCCCTCGAGCTCCTCACCGGCCGTCCGCCCACCCGCGAGGGCCCGCCGCCTCTCCCGCCCGGTGACCTCGCCGGTCTGCTGGCGGCGCTGACCAGCCCCGACCCGGCCGGCCGGCCACCCTCGGCGCTGGCCGCCCTCGAGCGGCTGCACCGGCTGGGCGTGCCGCCGGGCACGCCCTGGGACGAGGAGCCCGGCCCGCCGTACGTGCCCGACCGCCTCGGCGAGCCGCCGGCGCCGCGCGCGCCCAGCCGGGGTCCCGACCGGCGCACCGTGCTGGCGGCCTGCTGCCTGGTCTCGGCCGCGGTCCTCTGCGTGGTGGCGCTCGCGCTGCTCGTGTGAGGCCGGCCGGGGCTCACCGACGGCGCAGCAGCACCAGCCCGACGAGCACCAGCACGAGCGCGAGGAGCAGCAGCACCGTCGCCGCCACGAGCCGCTCGTCGGCGACCAGCGGCAGGGGCACGCTCACGTCCACGGCACCAGCGTGCCCGGGCCTCCGGCCCGCAAACCCCCGGGCGGGGGCGTCGGTGCCCGCTCCTAGGCTGGGGCCATGTCGTCGAAGTCCCAGCAGCTGCCGATCGGTGCCCACGTCGACCAGGCCGACCCGGTCGGGGAGGCGCGCGAGCGCGGGGTCCCGCTGGTGCAGATGTTCCTCGGCGACCCGCAGGGCTATCGCGGGCCCGAGGTCGCCCACCCCGGCGGGGCGGCGGGCCTGCGCGCCGAGGCCGAGGAGGCCGGGGTCGACCTCTACGTCCACGCGCCGTACATCGTCAACGTCGCCACCACCAACAACCGCATCCGGATCCCCAGCCGCAAGCTGCTGCAGCAGCACATGGACGCCGCCGCCGAGATCGGCGCCAAGGGACTGATCGTGCACGGCGGGCACGTCAACAAGGCCGACGACCCCGCCGTGGGCTTCGACAACTGGCGCAAGGCGGTCGAGGCGACCGACCTCAAGATCCCCCTGCTCATCGAGAACACCGCCGGCGGCGACAACGCGATGACGCGCTACCTCGAGCGCATCGAGGGCGTGTGGGCCGCGATCGGCAGCGCCGAGGGCGCCGACATGGTCGGCTTCTGCCTCGACACCTGCCACGCCCACGCCGGCGGCAACGCCCTCGAGACCGTCGTGGCCGACGTGCTGGCCATCACCGGGCGCATCGACCTGGTGCACGCCAACGACAGCCGTGACGACTTCGGCTCCGGGGCCGACCGGCACGCCAACTTCGGCGCCGGGCGCATCGACCCCGACCTGCTCGCCTCGGTCGTGCGCGACGCCGGCGCGCCCGTGGTGATGGAGACCCCCGGGCCCGCCGAGGCGCACGTCGCCGACGCGGCCTGGCTCCGCGATCGGCTGTAACGTCGCGGCTGTGAGCCCCGCAGCGACCCGTGCCGAGCCCAGCGCCCCGCTGAGGGTGCAGGAGATCCCGCCCGCCGACCACCTGGCCTTCCTGGACGGGCGGTCCTCCGCGAGCTTCCTGCAGACCCCCGCCTGGGGCCGGGTCAAGGCCGAGTGGCGCCGCGAGTCGCTGGGCTTCTTCGCCGGCGACGAGCTCGTCGGCGCCGCCCTGGTGCTCTACCGCCAGCTGCCCCGGCTCAAGCGCTACCTGGCCTACGTGCCCGAGGGCCCGGTCATCGACTGGGGCGACGACGACCTGGCCCGCTGGCTCGAGCCGCTGGCCGCGCACTGCCGGGCCCGGGGGGCCTTCGGGGTGCGGATGGGCCCGCCCGTGGTCACCGCCCGCTGGAGCGCCCAGCAGGTCAAGGACGGCATCGCCGACGACGCCGTACGCCGCCTCGGCGACCTGGCGCCGCTCGAGCGCGACGTCGTGGGGGCGCGCGTCGTCTCCCAGCTCGAGTCGCTGGGCTGGCGCCACCAGGGCGTCGAGGGCGGCTTCGCCGCCGGCCAGCCGCAGTTCGTCTTCCAGGTGCCGCTCGTCGACGACGACGCGGCGCCCCTCGACGAGGACGCCGTGCTCAAGGCGATGAACCAGCAGTGGCGGCGCAACATCAAGAAGGCCGCCAAGGCCGGCGTCGAGGTGCAGTCGACCTCGGGCGTCGCCGAGGCCCTCGAGGCGCTGCCGGACTTCCACGAGCTCTACGTGCACACCGCCGAGCGCGACCACTTCACCCCGCGCCCGCTCTCCTACTTCCGCACCATGGTCGAGGCGCTGGCCGGCGAGGGCGAGCAGCTCGGCCAGCCCGACCGCCTGCGCCTGCACCTGGCGCGCCACGAGGGCGACCTGGTCGCGGCGACCATCGCGATCCGGGTCGGCACCCACGCCTGGTACTCCTACGGCGCCTCGTCGACCGAGAAGCGCGACGTGCGCGGCTCCAACGCCGCGCAGTGGGCGATGATGCGCGACGCCCTCGCCGCCGGCGCCCACGTCTACGACCTGCGCGGCATCACCGACACCCTCGAGGCCGACGACAGCCACGTCGGGCTGATCCAGTTCAAGGTCGGCACCGGCGGCCAGGCCGTCGAGTACGCCGGCGAGTGGGACCTGCCGCTCAACAAGGTGCTCTACCGCGCCTTCAGCCTCTACATGGCGCGCCGGTGACCGCGCGATGAGCCTCACGCTGACCGTCGACGGCCCCCGCTGGCGCGAGCACCTGCGCCGCACCGCCGCCGCCCACCCCGGGCTGGTGCCCGTGGTCAAGGGCAACGGCTACGGCTTCGGGCTGGGCCGCCTCGCGCGGCGTACCCAGTGGCTGGCCGAGCAGGACCTGGGCCACGAGCCCGGGGCCGGCACCTGCGACACCCTGGCCGTGGGCACCTACGACGAGATCGGCG
The Nocardioides marinisabuli genome window above contains:
- a CDS encoding serine/threonine-protein kinase is translated as MSHRHAAPSLAPSVAPAPTGPPARLVGRYELADRIGAGAMGSVWRAWDHQAGRWVGAKVLDQARGGAPTEAAGLLLRFVREQSVRIAHPHVVAPTGWAAEDHVVVLTMDLVRGGSLDVLLAEHGALPESYVRVLLAQLLRALAAVHEAGVVHRDVKPANLLLEPTGAARPHLRLGDFGVATLQHEPRLTRHPGAVGTDGYMAPEQARGALPDPRQDLYAAGVVALELLTGRPPTREGPPPLPPGDLAGLLAALTSPDPAGRPPSALAALERLHRLGVPPGTPWDEEPGPPYVPDRLGEPPAPRAPSRGPDRRTVLAACCLVSAAVLCVVALALLV
- a CDS encoding deoxyribonuclease IV translates to MSSKSQQLPIGAHVDQADPVGEARERGVPLVQMFLGDPQGYRGPEVAHPGGAAGLRAEAEEAGVDLYVHAPYIVNVATTNNRIRIPSRKLLQQHMDAAAEIGAKGLIVHGGHVNKADDPAVGFDNWRKAVEATDLKIPLLIENTAGGDNAMTRYLERIEGVWAAIGSAEGADMVGFCLDTCHAHAGGNALETVVADVLAITGRIDLVHANDSRDDFGSGADRHANFGAGRIDPDLLASVVRDAGAPVVMETPGPAEAHVADAAWLRDRL
- a CDS encoding lipid II:glycine glycyltransferase FemX, giving the protein MSPAATRAEPSAPLRVQEIPPADHLAFLDGRSSASFLQTPAWGRVKAEWRRESLGFFAGDELVGAALVLYRQLPRLKRYLAYVPEGPVIDWGDDDLARWLEPLAAHCRARGAFGVRMGPPVVTARWSAQQVKDGIADDAVRRLGDLAPLERDVVGARVVSQLESLGWRHQGVEGGFAAGQPQFVFQVPLVDDDAAPLDEDAVLKAMNQQWRRNIKKAAKAGVEVQSTSGVAEALEALPDFHELYVHTAERDHFTPRPLSYFRTMVEALAGEGEQLGQPDRLRLHLARHEGDLVAATIAIRVGTHAWYSYGASSTEKRDVRGSNAAQWAMMRDALAAGAHVYDLRGITDTLEADDSHVGLIQFKVGTGGQAVEYAGEWDLPLNKVLYRAFSLYMARR